A single window of Lepisosteus oculatus isolate fLepOcu1 chromosome 29, fLepOcu1.hap2, whole genome shotgun sequence DNA harbors:
- the fcho1 gene encoding f-BAR domain only protein 1 isoform X6: protein MSIFRNNFWGDKNAGFDVLYHNMKHGQIATKELAEFVRERAAIEETYSKSMNKLAKMASNSSQLGTFAPMWDVFRVSCDKLALCHLELMRKMNDLIRDINKYGEEQVKIHRKTKEEVTGTLEAVQNLQASSSHLQKSKENYHSKCLELERLRREGAPQKELEKAESKSKKAAESFSTCVEKYNRVGGDFQQKMSESAQLVFVFLLMCVQKFQSIEEAHLRQMKLLIKSYSHSIEDTHVQVGQVHEEFKQNVENIGIENLIQKFAEQKGTGKERPGTPSSACLTGWEKVFSRLASVGFEEYSSSTVLEVGKKIRNKAFRIPGLGKREKEPDSTDSAVTEAPNSPEVDAEGFVIRADINQNDEKETNFYSSDSDFDDDEPKKFHIQIRPVASGGRHSSAAAEQELKATVGALTLPPQRGVSVKRHLTRNSSSVTGVRSGGEGDSATQRNNEQDRLRRCTTSSPEHSRISSTVPGSETLFGPPLDSAFKPNTFADAAFSSDSSSPENVEDSGLDSPSHPPLGPSPEPCAWAAWPGASHSKELGLAGDPFLAAFRDPSPGRPPAPPEGTGGWSAPSRSPEEPPLPSFAPAFGHPSCSGREPSLWAGPQGCKHIPPEDPFLVAIERTLDERAAPEPWDPPPRPSWDGGPLEGRADPPGDAKPPAPPQGKVPKERGAPSLDSPEDPFSITMVGSPTHRSSLAGQQPCKPAGPAARPGRKELVRWNSVHNPFADRDRDRERDRDGGRKKRTPEPESWRNGLPLTRHTGPQEDLCYPSAGDPGLSEKEQACYNLNRQTSRSTGTPPPSRRDISEVLVVAPPRPSRSRRAAGGRLTGSERSRSVCSSPLPGPSPPLTSSSSSSPSDWGGHTPTPRPASPSRGLSRGPSPISLSTQEAWPVAAAITEYINAYFKGGEHNRCLVKITGDLTMSFPAGITRVFTANPNAPVLSFRLVNIARVDHFLPNQKLLYSDPSQSDPETRDFWFNMQALQLHLQREAELNPQASYYNVGLLKYQVSSQDPGCAPLLLSAECQRSGTVTRVSLDYHCCPATAPASQLSGVQVVLPLEETASDVQCQPPGVWNADEHRLLWKLPNISPTADSKGSGTLCASWQCLQGSRASPPNIGVQFLGSGASLSGLDIELVGSRYRMSLVKKRFATGKYMAGCSL from the exons GGGGATAAGAATGCTGGCTTTGATGTTCTCTACCACAACATGAAACATGGGCAGATCGCCACCAAGGAGCTGGCGGAGTTCGTCCGCGAGAG GGCGGCCATTGAGGAGACTTATTCAAAGTCCATGAATAAATTGGCCAAGATGGCGAGCAACAGCAGCCAGCTGGG CACCTTCGCTCCCATGTGGGATGTGTTCCGGGTGTCCTGCGACAAGCTGGCCCTGTGCCACCTGGAGCTGATGAGGAAGATGAATGATCTCATCCGCGACATCAACAAGTACGGGGAGGAACAGGTCAAAATTCACCGCAAG ACGAAGGAGGAGGTGACAGGGACGCTGGAGGCCGTGCAGAACCTGCAGGCGTCCAGCAGCCACCTGCAGAAATCGAAGGAGAACTACCACAGCAAGTGCCTGGAGCTGGAGCGCCTGCGCCGAGAGGGGGCGCCGCAGAAGGAGCTGGAGAAG GCGGAGTCCAAGTCGAAGAAAGCCGCCGAGTCCTTCAGCACCTGCGTGGAGAAGTACAACCGGGTGGGCGGGGACTTCCAGCAGAAGATGAGCGAATCAGCACAG ttggtgtttgtgtttttgctgATGTGTGTGCAGAAGTTCCAGAGCATCGAGGAGGCCCACCTGCGGCAGATGAAGCTGCTGATCAAGTCCTATTCCCACTCCATAGAGGATACCCATGTGCAAGTGGGACAG GTTCATGAGGAATTCAAACAGAATGTGGAAAACATTGGGATTGAGAATCTCATCCAGAAATTTGCTGAGCAGAAAGGGACAGGCAAGGAGAGGCCAGGTACCCCCAGTTCTGCTTGCCTGACTGGTTGGGAGAAGGTTTTTTCCCGTTTGG CGTCTGTGGGCTTCGAGGAGTACAGCTCCAGCACCGTGCTGGAGGTGGGGAAGAAGATCCGCAACAAGGCCTTCCGCATCCCAGGGCTGGGAAAGAGGGAGAAGGAGCCCGACTCCAC ggatTCTGCTGTTACTGAAGCACCA AACTCCCCCGAGGTGGACGCAGAGGGCTTTGTGATCCGTGCGGACATCAACCAGAACG ATGAGAAAGAGACCAACTTCTACTCCAGTGACTCTGACTTCGACGACGACGAGCCCAAGAAGTTCCACATCCAGATCCGGCCTGTGGCCAGCGGGGGCCGGCACAGTTCTGCGGCGGCCGAGCAGGAGCTCAAGGCCACTGTGGGGGCTCTGACCCTGCCCCCGCAGAGAGGG GTGTCTGTCAAGAGGCATCTCACAA GAAACTCCAGCTCTGTGACAGGAGTGCGCTCTGGAGGAGAAGGGGACAGCGCCACCCAGAGGA acaatgaacaagacagattgcgAAGGTGTACTACATCCAGCCCTGAGCACAGCAG GATCAGTTCTACAGTCCCGGGTTCAGAGACACTGTTCGGTCCACCCCTAGACTCTGCTTTCAAACCCAACACCTTTGCAG ATGCTGCCTTTTCCTCCGATTCCTCCTCTCCTGAGAATGTGGAGGACTCTGGTCTGGACTCCCCTTCCCATCCACCCCTGGGGCCGTCCCCAGAGCCCTGCGCCTGGGCGGCCTGGCCGGGGGCGTCGCACAGCAAGGAGCTGGGGCTGGCGGGCGACCCCTTCCTGGCCGCCTTCCGCGACCCCTCCCCCGGCCGCCCCCCCGCGCCCCCGGAGGGCACAGGGGGGTGGAGCGCACCCTCCCGCAGCCCCGAGGAGCCCCCCCTGCCCAGCTTCGCCCCGGCGTTCGGCCACCCGTCCTGCTCGGGGCGGGAGCCCTCTCTGTGGGCCGGCCCGCAGGGCTGCAAGCACATCCCGCCCGAGGACCCCTTCCTGGTGGCCATCGAGAGGACTCTCGACGAGAGGGCCGCCCCCGAGCCCTGGGACCCCCCCCCTCGCCCATCCTGGGACGGGGGACCCCTCGAGGGCCGCGCGGACCCCCCCGGTGACGCCAAGCCCCCCGCCCCGCCTCAGGGCAAGGTCCCGAAGGAGCGGGGGGCCCCCAGCCTGGACTCCCCCGAAGACCCCTTCTCCATCACCATGGTCGGCAGCCCCACGCACCGGTCCTCCCTGGCCGGCCAGCAGCCCTGCAAGCCCGCGGGCCCCGCGGCCCGGCCCGGCCGGAAGGAGCTGGTGCGCTGGAACTCGGTGCACAACCCCTTCGCGGATCGGGATCGGGATCGAGAGCGGGACCGGGACGGCGGCAGGAAGAAGCGCACGCCCGAGCCGGAGTCCTGGAGGAACGGCCTTCCTCTGACGCGGCACACGGGCCCCCAGGAGGACCTGTGTTACCCCTCCGCGGGAGATCCGGGGCTCTCGGAGAAGGAGCAGGCCTGCTACAACCTGAACAGGCAGACCTCTCGCAGCACAG GAACGCCGCCGCCTTCCCGACGGGACATTTCCGAGGTGCTGGTGGTGGCGCCCCCCCGGCCCTCCCGGTCCAGGAGAGCCGCTGGGGGCCGGCTGACCGGCAGCGAGCGG TCCAGGTCCGTGTGCTCGTCTCCACTCCCGGGGCCCAGCCCCCCCttgacctcctcctcctcttcgaGCCCCAGCGACTGGGGGGggcacacccccaccccccgccCCGCCAGCCCCAGCCGAG GTCTCTCACGCGGCCCCAGCCCCATCTCCCTCAGCACTCAGGAGGCCTGGCCCGTGGCAGCAGCCATCACTGAGTACATCAACGCCTACTTCAAAGGAGGAGAGCACAACCG CTGTCTGGTGAAGATCACTGGAGACCTCACCATGTCCTTCCCTGCTGGCATCACACGTGTCTTCACAGCCAATCCCAATGCACCTGTCCTCAGTTTCCGATTGGTCAACATTGCACGAGTGGACCACTTCCTGCCCAATCAGAAACTTCTATACAG TGACCCATCCCAGAGCGATCCGGAAACCAGGGATTTCTGGTTCAACATGCAGGCTCTCCAACTCCACCTGCAGAGAGAGGCTGAACTCAACCCCCAGGCCTCATACTACAACGTAGGCCTCCTCAAATACCAG GTCTCGTCCCAGGACCCTGGCTGCGCCCCGCTGCTGCTGTCGGCGGAGTGCCAGCGCAGTGGCACCGTCACCCGCGTCTCGCTGGACTACCACTGCTGCCCGGCCACCGCCCCCGCCTCCCAGCTGAGCGGCGTGCAGGTGGTGCTGCCCCTGGAGGAGACGGCCAGCGACGTGCAGTGCCAGCCCCCCGGGGTGTG GAATGCGGATGAGCACCGGTTGTTATGGAAACTGCCCAATATCTCCCCCACAGCCGATAGCAAAG
- the fcho1 gene encoding f-BAR domain only protein 1 isoform X5, translated as MEDEPLRLKSSAGVRPVHHDPTGNNTGPVRSKETKMSIFRNNFWGDKNAGFDVLYHNMKHGQIATKELAEFVRERAAIEETYSKSMNKLAKMASNSSQLGTFAPMWDVFRVSCDKLALCHLELMRKMNDLIRDINKYGEEQVKIHRKTKEEVTGTLEAVQNLQASSSHLQKSKENYHSKCLELERLRREGAPQKELEKAESKSKKAAESFSTCVEKYNRVGGDFQQKMSESAQLVFVFLLMCVQKFQSIEEAHLRQMKLLIKSYSHSIEDTHVQVGQVHEEFKQNVENIGIENLIQKFAEQKGTGKERPGTPSSACLTGWEKVFSRLASVGFEEYSSSTVLEVGKKIRNKAFRIPGLGKREKEPDSTDSAVTEAPNSPEVDAEGFVIRADINQNDEKETNFYSSDSDFDDDEPKKFHIQIRPVASGGRHSSAAAEQELKATVGALTLPPQRGVSVKRHLTRNSSSVTGVRSGGEGDSATQRNNEQDRLRRCTTSSPEHSRISSTVPGSETLFGPPLDSAFKPNTFADAAFSSDSSSPENVEDSGLDSPSHPPLGPSPEPCAWAAWPGASHSKELGLAGDPFLAAFRDPSPGRPPAPPEGTGGWSAPSRSPEEPPLPSFAPAFGHPSCSGREPSLWAGPQGCKHIPPEDPFLVAIERTLDERAAPEPWDPPPRPSWDGGPLEGRADPPGDAKPPAPPQGKVPKERGAPSLDSPEDPFSITMVGSPTHRSSLAGQQPCKPAGPAARPGRKELVRWNSVHNPFADRDRDRERDRDGGRKKRTPEPESWRNGLPLTRHTGPQEDLCYPSAGDPGLSEKEQACYNLNRQTSRSTGTPPPSRRDISEVLVVAPPRPSRSRRAAGGRLTGSERSRSVCSSPLPGPSPPLTSSSSSSPSDWGGHTPTPRPASPSRGLSRGPSPISLSTQEAWPVAAAITEYINAYFKGGEHNRCLVKITGDLTMSFPAGITRVFTANPNAPVLSFRLVNIARVDHFLPNQKLLYSDPSQSDPETRDFWFNMQALQLHLQREAELNPQASYYNVGLLKYQVSSQDPGCAPLLLSAECQRSGTVTRVSLDYHCCPATAPASQLSGVQVVLPLEETASDVQCQPPGVWNADEHRLLWKLPNISPTADSKGSGTLCASWQCLQGSRASPPNIGVQFLGSGASLSGLDIELVGSRYRMSLVKKRFATGKYMAGCSL; from the exons GGGGATAAGAATGCTGGCTTTGATGTTCTCTACCACAACATGAAACATGGGCAGATCGCCACCAAGGAGCTGGCGGAGTTCGTCCGCGAGAG GGCGGCCATTGAGGAGACTTATTCAAAGTCCATGAATAAATTGGCCAAGATGGCGAGCAACAGCAGCCAGCTGGG CACCTTCGCTCCCATGTGGGATGTGTTCCGGGTGTCCTGCGACAAGCTGGCCCTGTGCCACCTGGAGCTGATGAGGAAGATGAATGATCTCATCCGCGACATCAACAAGTACGGGGAGGAACAGGTCAAAATTCACCGCAAG ACGAAGGAGGAGGTGACAGGGACGCTGGAGGCCGTGCAGAACCTGCAGGCGTCCAGCAGCCACCTGCAGAAATCGAAGGAGAACTACCACAGCAAGTGCCTGGAGCTGGAGCGCCTGCGCCGAGAGGGGGCGCCGCAGAAGGAGCTGGAGAAG GCGGAGTCCAAGTCGAAGAAAGCCGCCGAGTCCTTCAGCACCTGCGTGGAGAAGTACAACCGGGTGGGCGGGGACTTCCAGCAGAAGATGAGCGAATCAGCACAG ttggtgtttgtgtttttgctgATGTGTGTGCAGAAGTTCCAGAGCATCGAGGAGGCCCACCTGCGGCAGATGAAGCTGCTGATCAAGTCCTATTCCCACTCCATAGAGGATACCCATGTGCAAGTGGGACAG GTTCATGAGGAATTCAAACAGAATGTGGAAAACATTGGGATTGAGAATCTCATCCAGAAATTTGCTGAGCAGAAAGGGACAGGCAAGGAGAGGCCAGGTACCCCCAGTTCTGCTTGCCTGACTGGTTGGGAGAAGGTTTTTTCCCGTTTGG CGTCTGTGGGCTTCGAGGAGTACAGCTCCAGCACCGTGCTGGAGGTGGGGAAGAAGATCCGCAACAAGGCCTTCCGCATCCCAGGGCTGGGAAAGAGGGAGAAGGAGCCCGACTCCAC ggatTCTGCTGTTACTGAAGCACCA AACTCCCCCGAGGTGGACGCAGAGGGCTTTGTGATCCGTGCGGACATCAACCAGAACG ATGAGAAAGAGACCAACTTCTACTCCAGTGACTCTGACTTCGACGACGACGAGCCCAAGAAGTTCCACATCCAGATCCGGCCTGTGGCCAGCGGGGGCCGGCACAGTTCTGCGGCGGCCGAGCAGGAGCTCAAGGCCACTGTGGGGGCTCTGACCCTGCCCCCGCAGAGAGGG GTGTCTGTCAAGAGGCATCTCACAA GAAACTCCAGCTCTGTGACAGGAGTGCGCTCTGGAGGAGAAGGGGACAGCGCCACCCAGAGGA acaatgaacaagacagattgcgAAGGTGTACTACATCCAGCCCTGAGCACAGCAG GATCAGTTCTACAGTCCCGGGTTCAGAGACACTGTTCGGTCCACCCCTAGACTCTGCTTTCAAACCCAACACCTTTGCAG ATGCTGCCTTTTCCTCCGATTCCTCCTCTCCTGAGAATGTGGAGGACTCTGGTCTGGACTCCCCTTCCCATCCACCCCTGGGGCCGTCCCCAGAGCCCTGCGCCTGGGCGGCCTGGCCGGGGGCGTCGCACAGCAAGGAGCTGGGGCTGGCGGGCGACCCCTTCCTGGCCGCCTTCCGCGACCCCTCCCCCGGCCGCCCCCCCGCGCCCCCGGAGGGCACAGGGGGGTGGAGCGCACCCTCCCGCAGCCCCGAGGAGCCCCCCCTGCCCAGCTTCGCCCCGGCGTTCGGCCACCCGTCCTGCTCGGGGCGGGAGCCCTCTCTGTGGGCCGGCCCGCAGGGCTGCAAGCACATCCCGCCCGAGGACCCCTTCCTGGTGGCCATCGAGAGGACTCTCGACGAGAGGGCCGCCCCCGAGCCCTGGGACCCCCCCCCTCGCCCATCCTGGGACGGGGGACCCCTCGAGGGCCGCGCGGACCCCCCCGGTGACGCCAAGCCCCCCGCCCCGCCTCAGGGCAAGGTCCCGAAGGAGCGGGGGGCCCCCAGCCTGGACTCCCCCGAAGACCCCTTCTCCATCACCATGGTCGGCAGCCCCACGCACCGGTCCTCCCTGGCCGGCCAGCAGCCCTGCAAGCCCGCGGGCCCCGCGGCCCGGCCCGGCCGGAAGGAGCTGGTGCGCTGGAACTCGGTGCACAACCCCTTCGCGGATCGGGATCGGGATCGAGAGCGGGACCGGGACGGCGGCAGGAAGAAGCGCACGCCCGAGCCGGAGTCCTGGAGGAACGGCCTTCCTCTGACGCGGCACACGGGCCCCCAGGAGGACCTGTGTTACCCCTCCGCGGGAGATCCGGGGCTCTCGGAGAAGGAGCAGGCCTGCTACAACCTGAACAGGCAGACCTCTCGCAGCACAG GAACGCCGCCGCCTTCCCGACGGGACATTTCCGAGGTGCTGGTGGTGGCGCCCCCCCGGCCCTCCCGGTCCAGGAGAGCCGCTGGGGGCCGGCTGACCGGCAGCGAGCGG TCCAGGTCCGTGTGCTCGTCTCCACTCCCGGGGCCCAGCCCCCCCttgacctcctcctcctcttcgaGCCCCAGCGACTGGGGGGggcacacccccaccccccgccCCGCCAGCCCCAGCCGAG GTCTCTCACGCGGCCCCAGCCCCATCTCCCTCAGCACTCAGGAGGCCTGGCCCGTGGCAGCAGCCATCACTGAGTACATCAACGCCTACTTCAAAGGAGGAGAGCACAACCG CTGTCTGGTGAAGATCACTGGAGACCTCACCATGTCCTTCCCTGCTGGCATCACACGTGTCTTCACAGCCAATCCCAATGCACCTGTCCTCAGTTTCCGATTGGTCAACATTGCACGAGTGGACCACTTCCTGCCCAATCAGAAACTTCTATACAG TGACCCATCCCAGAGCGATCCGGAAACCAGGGATTTCTGGTTCAACATGCAGGCTCTCCAACTCCACCTGCAGAGAGAGGCTGAACTCAACCCCCAGGCCTCATACTACAACGTAGGCCTCCTCAAATACCAG GTCTCGTCCCAGGACCCTGGCTGCGCCCCGCTGCTGCTGTCGGCGGAGTGCCAGCGCAGTGGCACCGTCACCCGCGTCTCGCTGGACTACCACTGCTGCCCGGCCACCGCCCCCGCCTCCCAGCTGAGCGGCGTGCAGGTGGTGCTGCCCCTGGAGGAGACGGCCAGCGACGTGCAGTGCCAGCCCCCCGGGGTGTG GAATGCGGATGAGCACCGGTTGTTATGGAAACTGCCCAATATCTCCCCCACAGCCGATAGCAAAG
- the fcho1 gene encoding f-BAR domain only protein 1 isoform X7: protein MNKLAKMASNSSQLGTFAPMWDVFRVSCDKLALCHLELMRKMNDLIRDINKYGEEQVKIHRKTKEEVTGTLEAVQNLQASSSHLQKSKENYHSKCLELERLRREGAPQKELEKAESKSKKAAESFSTCVEKYNRVGGDFQQKMSESAQLVFVFLLMCVQKFQSIEEAHLRQMKLLIKSYSHSIEDTHVQVGQVHEEFKQNVENIGIENLIQKFAEQKGTGKERPGTPSSACLTGWEKVFSRLASVGFEEYSSSTVLEVGKKIRNKAFRIPGLGKREKEPDSTDSAVTEAPNSPEVDAEGFVIRADINQNDEKETNFYSSDSDFDDDEPKKFHIQIRPVASGGRHSSAAAEQELKATVGALTLPPQRGVSVKRHLTRNSSSVTGVRSGGEGDSATQRNNEQDRLRRCTTSSPEHSRISSTVPGSETLFGPPLDSAFKPNTFADAAFSSDSSSPENVEDSGLDSPSHPPLGPSPEPCAWAAWPGASHSKELGLAGDPFLAAFRDPSPGRPPAPPEGTGGWSAPSRSPEEPPLPSFAPAFGHPSCSGREPSLWAGPQGCKHIPPEDPFLVAIERTLDERAAPEPWDPPPRPSWDGGPLEGRADPPGDAKPPAPPQGKVPKERGAPSLDSPEDPFSITMVGSPTHRSSLAGQQPCKPAGPAARPGRKELVRWNSVHNPFADRDRDRERDRDGGRKKRTPEPESWRNGLPLTRHTGPQEDLCYPSAGDPGLSEKEQACYNLNRQTSRSTGTPPPSRRDISEVLVVAPPRPSRSRRAAGGRLTGSERSRSVCSSPLPGPSPPLTSSSSSSPSDWGGHTPTPRPASPSRGLSRGPSPISLSTQEAWPVAAAITEYINAYFKGGEHNRCLVKITGDLTMSFPAGITRVFTANPNAPVLSFRLVNIARVDHFLPNQKLLYSDPSQSDPETRDFWFNMQALQLHLQREAELNPQASYYNVGLLKYQVSSQDPGCAPLLLSAECQRSGTVTRVSLDYHCCPATAPASQLSGVQVVLPLEETASDVQCQPPGVWNADEHRLLWKLPNISPTADSKGSGTLCASWQCLQGSRASPPNIGVQFLGSGASLSGLDIELVGSRYRMSLVKKRFATGKYMAGCSL, encoded by the exons ATGAATAAATTGGCCAAGATGGCGAGCAACAGCAGCCAGCTGGG CACCTTCGCTCCCATGTGGGATGTGTTCCGGGTGTCCTGCGACAAGCTGGCCCTGTGCCACCTGGAGCTGATGAGGAAGATGAATGATCTCATCCGCGACATCAACAAGTACGGGGAGGAACAGGTCAAAATTCACCGCAAG ACGAAGGAGGAGGTGACAGGGACGCTGGAGGCCGTGCAGAACCTGCAGGCGTCCAGCAGCCACCTGCAGAAATCGAAGGAGAACTACCACAGCAAGTGCCTGGAGCTGGAGCGCCTGCGCCGAGAGGGGGCGCCGCAGAAGGAGCTGGAGAAG GCGGAGTCCAAGTCGAAGAAAGCCGCCGAGTCCTTCAGCACCTGCGTGGAGAAGTACAACCGGGTGGGCGGGGACTTCCAGCAGAAGATGAGCGAATCAGCACAG ttggtgtttgtgtttttgctgATGTGTGTGCAGAAGTTCCAGAGCATCGAGGAGGCCCACCTGCGGCAGATGAAGCTGCTGATCAAGTCCTATTCCCACTCCATAGAGGATACCCATGTGCAAGTGGGACAG GTTCATGAGGAATTCAAACAGAATGTGGAAAACATTGGGATTGAGAATCTCATCCAGAAATTTGCTGAGCAGAAAGGGACAGGCAAGGAGAGGCCAGGTACCCCCAGTTCTGCTTGCCTGACTGGTTGGGAGAAGGTTTTTTCCCGTTTGG CGTCTGTGGGCTTCGAGGAGTACAGCTCCAGCACCGTGCTGGAGGTGGGGAAGAAGATCCGCAACAAGGCCTTCCGCATCCCAGGGCTGGGAAAGAGGGAGAAGGAGCCCGACTCCAC ggatTCTGCTGTTACTGAAGCACCA AACTCCCCCGAGGTGGACGCAGAGGGCTTTGTGATCCGTGCGGACATCAACCAGAACG ATGAGAAAGAGACCAACTTCTACTCCAGTGACTCTGACTTCGACGACGACGAGCCCAAGAAGTTCCACATCCAGATCCGGCCTGTGGCCAGCGGGGGCCGGCACAGTTCTGCGGCGGCCGAGCAGGAGCTCAAGGCCACTGTGGGGGCTCTGACCCTGCCCCCGCAGAGAGGG GTGTCTGTCAAGAGGCATCTCACAA GAAACTCCAGCTCTGTGACAGGAGTGCGCTCTGGAGGAGAAGGGGACAGCGCCACCCAGAGGA acaatgaacaagacagattgcgAAGGTGTACTACATCCAGCCCTGAGCACAGCAG GATCAGTTCTACAGTCCCGGGTTCAGAGACACTGTTCGGTCCACCCCTAGACTCTGCTTTCAAACCCAACACCTTTGCAG ATGCTGCCTTTTCCTCCGATTCCTCCTCTCCTGAGAATGTGGAGGACTCTGGTCTGGACTCCCCTTCCCATCCACCCCTGGGGCCGTCCCCAGAGCCCTGCGCCTGGGCGGCCTGGCCGGGGGCGTCGCACAGCAAGGAGCTGGGGCTGGCGGGCGACCCCTTCCTGGCCGCCTTCCGCGACCCCTCCCCCGGCCGCCCCCCCGCGCCCCCGGAGGGCACAGGGGGGTGGAGCGCACCCTCCCGCAGCCCCGAGGAGCCCCCCCTGCCCAGCTTCGCCCCGGCGTTCGGCCACCCGTCCTGCTCGGGGCGGGAGCCCTCTCTGTGGGCCGGCCCGCAGGGCTGCAAGCACATCCCGCCCGAGGACCCCTTCCTGGTGGCCATCGAGAGGACTCTCGACGAGAGGGCCGCCCCCGAGCCCTGGGACCCCCCCCCTCGCCCATCCTGGGACGGGGGACCCCTCGAGGGCCGCGCGGACCCCCCCGGTGACGCCAAGCCCCCCGCCCCGCCTCAGGGCAAGGTCCCGAAGGAGCGGGGGGCCCCCAGCCTGGACTCCCCCGAAGACCCCTTCTCCATCACCATGGTCGGCAGCCCCACGCACCGGTCCTCCCTGGCCGGCCAGCAGCCCTGCAAGCCCGCGGGCCCCGCGGCCCGGCCCGGCCGGAAGGAGCTGGTGCGCTGGAACTCGGTGCACAACCCCTTCGCGGATCGGGATCGGGATCGAGAGCGGGACCGGGACGGCGGCAGGAAGAAGCGCACGCCCGAGCCGGAGTCCTGGAGGAACGGCCTTCCTCTGACGCGGCACACGGGCCCCCAGGAGGACCTGTGTTACCCCTCCGCGGGAGATCCGGGGCTCTCGGAGAAGGAGCAGGCCTGCTACAACCTGAACAGGCAGACCTCTCGCAGCACAG GAACGCCGCCGCCTTCCCGACGGGACATTTCCGAGGTGCTGGTGGTGGCGCCCCCCCGGCCCTCCCGGTCCAGGAGAGCCGCTGGGGGCCGGCTGACCGGCAGCGAGCGG TCCAGGTCCGTGTGCTCGTCTCCACTCCCGGGGCCCAGCCCCCCCttgacctcctcctcctcttcgaGCCCCAGCGACTGGGGGGggcacacccccaccccccgccCCGCCAGCCCCAGCCGAG GTCTCTCACGCGGCCCCAGCCCCATCTCCCTCAGCACTCAGGAGGCCTGGCCCGTGGCAGCAGCCATCACTGAGTACATCAACGCCTACTTCAAAGGAGGAGAGCACAACCG CTGTCTGGTGAAGATCACTGGAGACCTCACCATGTCCTTCCCTGCTGGCATCACACGTGTCTTCACAGCCAATCCCAATGCACCTGTCCTCAGTTTCCGATTGGTCAACATTGCACGAGTGGACCACTTCCTGCCCAATCAGAAACTTCTATACAG TGACCCATCCCAGAGCGATCCGGAAACCAGGGATTTCTGGTTCAACATGCAGGCTCTCCAACTCCACCTGCAGAGAGAGGCTGAACTCAACCCCCAGGCCTCATACTACAACGTAGGCCTCCTCAAATACCAG GTCTCGTCCCAGGACCCTGGCTGCGCCCCGCTGCTGCTGTCGGCGGAGTGCCAGCGCAGTGGCACCGTCACCCGCGTCTCGCTGGACTACCACTGCTGCCCGGCCACCGCCCCCGCCTCCCAGCTGAGCGGCGTGCAGGTGGTGCTGCCCCTGGAGGAGACGGCCAGCGACGTGCAGTGCCAGCCCCCCGGGGTGTG GAATGCGGATGAGCACCGGTTGTTATGGAAACTGCCCAATATCTCCCCCACAGCCGATAGCAAAG